A region of Tolypothrix sp. NIES-4075 DNA encodes the following proteins:
- a CDS encoding aldehyde dehydrogenase family protein — protein sequence MVTASVPEKQVKIGPTQLLINNEWVNSVSDRRFETINPTTGETICEVAEADAADVDKAVQAARNAFTSGEWSKISATRRGELLYKLADLIEQNIDELARLETLDNGKPLSDSLNADKEEHEKLTSSVGFSPE from the coding sequence ATGGTTACAGCTAGCGTACCAGAAAAACAGGTCAAAATTGGTCCCACGCAACTGTTGATTAACAATGAGTGGGTCAATAGTGTCAGCGATCGCCGATTTGAAACGATTAACCCGACTACCGGCGAGACTATCTGCGAAGTTGCAGAAGCAGATGCAGCGGATGTAGATAAGGCAGTGCAAGCAGCTCGTAATGCTTTCACCAGTGGGGAATGGTCAAAAATTTCCGCCACCCGTCGCGGAGAGTTACTTTACAAGCTGGCTGATTTAATTGAGCAGAATATCGACGAGTTGGCACGGTTGGAAACTCTCGACAACGGCAAACCGCTGAGTGATTCTTTGAATGCTGACAAAGAAGAACACGAAAAGCTGACAAGCTCAGTAGGCTTTAGCCCTGAGTAG
- a CDS encoding AAA-like domain-containing protein has product MTRESALAYEYQVGGSLPIESLTYVRRQADEDLYKHLKAGEFCYVLNSRQMGKSSLRVQVMQQLQQEEIGCALIDITSIGTANITPEQWYAGVIDTLINSFHLYTTFDLDTWWSDNHLLSPVQKLNNFIEKVLLKLVVTNIVIFIDEIDSILSLGFNPDDFFAVIRDCYNRRADNPAYRRLTFAILGVSTPSDLIQDKRRTPFNIGRAIDLTGFQLEEAQPLARGLTTVGHPQTLMEAVLYWTGGQPFLTQKVCKLVKTGKYESVIDDSQLLIADLVRKRIIENWQTQDEPEHLKTIINRILYSNEQRSGRLLGLCQQILQQEEIIADDSAEQTELRLTGLVVKRDGKLRIYNRIYKEVFNQEWCDRQLAKLRPYAQLLNAWVASHRQDESRLLRGQALQDAQAWVAMQSLTDLDYQFLAASQYVEQRDIQQRLETEATAAKAEIEAARAKEKVKVQRQITRLAIASFICITGIAIFAGFQWREADRGQLEALTTSSNAKFTLNRSSFDALIDALKAGKVLKHSIWYRNDSKLQTQVMEVVSNAAYWVRESNILEKHLGFVQKVRFSPDGKTIATASFDHTAKLWSADGRELVTLKGHTQPVVDVSFSPDGQTIATASQDGTAKLWNRQGKLLRTLEKHPDIRIWSISFSPDGQKIATAGQDKTVKLWDLNGNLLKTWQAHDQTINSISFSNDGKIATGSDDNTVKLWDSQGKLIDTFNGHQNSVSNVSFSPDGKTLASASSDNTAILWDLKTKKKVTLQGHLNNVRDIKFNPDGQTIATASWDNTVKLWRSRDGLLLETLQGHQGLVNSVSFNNDGKILASSSNDKTVKLWRINDWLTTFTGHKDSIYSVDINKDGTKIATASGDTTVKLWNLQGQELKTLTGHSDPLASVSFSPDGKMIASGGDDKTVKLWNLQGKEIKTLSGHKNYVTDISFSPDGKIIASSSFDETVKLWSREGELFMNLKGDITRISSVSFSSDGNIIGSAGRDGTVQLWNLNGTFWTNWKAHNPASVYSIRFSPDSQMIATSSEDNTVKLWNRDGGLLKILKGHTAGIWGLDFSPNGQMIATASDDKTVKIWNRDGILINTLLGHSNSVNSLKFSRDNKKLATGSSDKTALLWNVENLSLDKFMDRGCSWLSDYLKTNPNAPTDICEEIKR; this is encoded by the coding sequence ATGACACGAGAATCAGCTTTAGCTTATGAATATCAAGTTGGGGGAAGTTTACCAATTGAGTCTCTCACCTATGTCCGACGACAAGCTGATGAAGACCTCTACAAGCACCTGAAAGCGGGGGAGTTTTGTTATGTTCTCAACTCCCGACAAATGGGTAAATCTAGCTTGCGCGTGCAGGTAATGCAACAGTTGCAACAAGAAGAAATTGGTTGTGCGCTAATTGATATCACCTCAATTGGGACGGCAAATATTACACCAGAGCAGTGGTATGCTGGCGTAATAGATACACTAATTAACAGCTTTCATCTTTACACCACTTTTGATTTAGATACATGGTGGAGTGATAACCATTTATTATCACCAGTTCAAAAATTGAATAATTTTATTGAGAAAGTACTGCTGAAATTAGTTGTTACAAATATTGTTATTTTTATTGATGAAATTGATAGTATTCTCAGCCTTGGGTTTAATCCTGATGATTTTTTTGCGGTAATCCGCGACTGCTACAACCGTCGAGCAGACAACCCCGCTTATCGTCGTCTCACCTTCGCAATATTGGGAGTGTCTACACCTTCAGATTTGATTCAAGATAAGAGACGGACACCTTTTAATATTGGTAGAGCAATTGATTTAACTGGTTTCCAACTTGAGGAAGCGCAACCGTTAGCACGGGGACTAACGACGGTAGGACATCCGCAAACATTGATGGAAGCCGTGCTGTACTGGACAGGAGGACAGCCGTTTTTGACACAAAAAGTCTGTAAGTTAGTCAAGACTGGGAAATACGAATCGGTGATTGATGATAGCCAATTGCTAATTGCTGATTTAGTCAGAAAGCGCATTATTGAAAATTGGCAAACGCAGGATGAACCAGAGCATTTGAAAACGATTATAAATAGGATACTCTACAGTAATGAACAGCGTAGCGGCAGGTTATTAGGATTGTGTCAGCAAATTTTGCAGCAAGAAGAAATAATAGCCGATGACAGTGCCGAACAAACTGAACTGCGGTTGACAGGATTGGTAGTGAAGCGTGATGGTAAACTGCGAATTTATAACCGCATATATAAAGAGGTTTTTAACCAAGAGTGGTGCGATCGCCAACTTGCAAAACTGCGTCCTTATGCTCAATTACTCAATGCCTGGGTAGCCTCACACCGTCAGGATGAGTCACGCTTATTGCGGGGACAAGCGCTACAAGATGCTCAAGCTTGGGTAGCAATGCAAAGTTTAACAGATTTAGATTATCAATTTTTAGCTGCTAGTCAATATGTAGAACAGCGCGATATTCAGCAACGATTGGAAACTGAAGCAACAGCCGCAAAAGCAGAAATTGAAGCCGCAAGAGCCAAAGAAAAGGTTAAAGTTCAAAGGCAAATAACTCGACTAGCGATCGCATCTTTTATCTGCATCACGGGAATTGCAATCTTTGCAGGATTTCAGTGGAGAGAAGCAGACAGAGGTCAGCTCGAAGCATTAACAACATCCTCAAATGCAAAATTCACCTTAAATCGAAGTTCGTTTGATGCTTTAATAGATGCTCTGAAAGCTGGGAAAGTACTAAAGCACTCTATTTGGTATAGAAACGACTCTAAGCTTCAAACTCAAGTAATGGAAGTAGTTAGTAATGCAGCTTACTGGGTTAGAGAAAGCAATATTTTAGAAAAACACCTAGGCTTTGTTCAGAAAGTTAGATTTAGCCCTGATGGTAAAACAATTGCCACTGCAAGTTTCGATCATACAGCAAAACTTTGGAGTGCAGACGGCAGGGAACTCGTAACATTGAAAGGTCATACTCAACCAGTTGTGGATGTCAGTTTCAGCCCCGATGGACAAACGATTGCTACCGCTAGCCAAGATGGAACTGCAAAACTTTGGAATCGTCAAGGAAAGCTTTTGAGAACTTTAGAAAAACATCCTGATATAAGAATTTGGAGTATTAGTTTTAGTCCTGATGGTCAGAAGATTGCTACGGCTGGACAAGATAAGACAGTCAAGCTTTGGGATCTTAATGGTAATTTACTAAAGACATGGCAAGCTCACGACCAAACAATCAACAGCATCAGTTTTAGTAATGATGGAAAGATTGCTACGGGTAGTGACGACAATACAGTAAAACTCTGGGATTCTCAAGGTAAATTGATTGATACCTTTAATGGACATCAAAATTCAGTATCTAATGTTAGTTTTAGTCCTGACGGTAAAACGCTTGCCTCTGCCAGTAGCGATAATACAGCCATTCTTTGGGATTTAAAAACTAAGAAAAAAGTCACTCTTCAAGGGCATTTAAACAACGTCAGAGATATAAAGTTTAACCCTGATGGTCAAACTATTGCTACTGCTAGTTGGGATAACACAGTGAAGCTATGGCGTAGTCGAGATGGTTTACTTTTAGAAACCTTACAGGGACATCAAGGTCTAGTCAATAGCGTTAGTTTCAACAATGATGGCAAGATTCTTGCATCTAGCAGTAATGACAAAACGGTTAAACTTTGGCGAATAAATGACTGGCTAACTACTTTTACTGGACATAAAGATTCAATCTACAGTGTTGACATTAACAAAGATGGTACAAAAATAGCAACTGCCAGTGGTGATACAACGGTAAAACTGTGGAATTTGCAAGGACAAGAACTCAAAACACTCACAGGACATAGTGACCCACTCGCTAGTGTTAGTTTCAGTCCTGATGGTAAGATGATTGCAAGTGGTGGTGACGATAAAACCGTAAAGCTATGGAACTTACAGGGAAAGGAAATTAAAACACTTTCAGGGCATAAAAATTATGTTACAGACATCAGTTTCAGCCCGGATGGCAAGATAATTGCCAGTAGCAGCTTCGACGAAACTGTGAAACTTTGGAGCCGAGAAGGAGAACTCTTCATGAATCTCAAAGGAGATATTACAAGAATTTCCAGCGTTAGTTTTAGCTCTGATGGTAACATTATTGGCTCTGCTGGTAGAGATGGAACAGTGCAACTTTGGAACCTGAACGGAACTTTCTGGACTAACTGGAAGGCACATAATCCAGCATCAGTTTATAGCATCCGTTTCAGCCCTGATAGTCAAATGATTGCTACTTCTAGTGAAGATAATACTGTGAAATTGTGGAATAGAGATGGTGGTCTTTTAAAAATTTTGAAAGGTCATACAGCTGGCATTTGGGGTTTGGACTTCAGTCCCAACGGTCAAATGATTGCTACGGCTAGTGATGATAAGACAGTAAAGATTTGGAATCGTGACGGTATATTAATTAATACACTCCTTGGACATAGCAATAGTGTAAATTCACTTAAGTTCAGCCGTGATAATAAAAAGCTTGCTACTGGTAGTAGCGACAAAACAGCATTGCTATGGAATGTAGAGAATTTAAGCTTGGATAAATTTATGGATCGTGGATGCAGTTGGTTGAGTGACTATCTGAAAACTAATCCAAATGCTCCTACTGATATTTGTGAGGAAATTAAAAGATAA
- a CDS encoding metal-binding protein yields MPSGRTHDRITLWALPFVVAIAFWQTRNGNLTLLVAGGFMFGGLMFGPDLDIYSRQFQRWGWLRWIWLPYQKRLRHRSFFSHGPIIGTTLRVLYLTTLLFILSIFGLVVGAKLGNITLNWQDISKNVGRSLSSYSTEFLALFLGLELGAMSHSLSDWGGSAYKRYQKQGVQGLLPRAKMKKPKPSRGKRRVTVAKPRRKSQKRQ; encoded by the coding sequence ATGCCCTCTGGACGGACGCACGATCGCATTACTTTATGGGCTTTACCGTTTGTGGTTGCGATCGCCTTTTGGCAAACTCGCAACGGCAACTTGACTTTATTGGTTGCTGGTGGGTTTATGTTCGGTGGGCTGATGTTTGGTCCCGATTTAGATATTTACTCGCGTCAATTTCAGCGCTGGGGTTGGTTACGCTGGATTTGGCTACCTTATCAAAAACGTTTGCGTCATCGTTCTTTTTTCTCTCACGGTCCGATAATCGGCACAACGTTGCGGGTGCTTTATCTAACGACTTTGCTGTTTATCTTGTCAATTTTCGGTTTGGTGGTTGGTGCAAAGCTGGGAAATATAACTTTGAATTGGCAAGATATAAGTAAAAATGTAGGGCGATCGCTTTCTTCTTACTCTACCGAATTTCTAGCACTATTTTTGGGGCTGGAACTCGGTGCTATGAGTCATTCTCTCAGCGATTGGGGCGGTTCAGCTTACAAGCGTTATCAAAAGCAAGGGGTTCAAGGTTTGCTGCCGCGTGCGAAAATGAAGAAACCTAAACCGAGTCGCGGTAAGCGTCGGGTGACGGTAGCGAAGCCAAGGCGGAAAAGTCAAAAGCGACAATAG
- the mazG gene encoding nucleoside triphosphate pyrophosphohydrolase: MELNQNLRNAETLTALQELIDVVAKLRNPEGGCPWDLAQTPETLTPYVIEEAYEVVDAIKSGDKNAIAEELGDLLLQVVLQAQIASEYQQFSLKEIAQGISQKLIRRHPHVFSDDVETRHVASIDEVRQNWEQIKAEEKGDSPDNKKLSAKLSRYAKTLPPMIAAMKISQKAAATGFEWENIDGVWAKFHEELGEFEQALEEETPAEQQAELGDLLFSIIQLARWNNLDPSEALQGTNLRFIQRLQKMEAFAERPLSNYTLDELETLWQQAKAKLAQER, translated from the coding sequence ATGGAATTGAATCAAAATCTAAGGAATGCTGAGACGTTGACGGCGTTACAAGAGTTAATTGATGTGGTGGCAAAGTTGCGTAATCCTGAGGGTGGTTGTCCGTGGGATTTGGCGCAAACTCCCGAAACGCTGACACCATATGTGATTGAAGAAGCTTATGAAGTGGTAGACGCCATTAAAAGTGGGGATAAGAATGCGATCGCTGAAGAACTGGGAGATTTACTTTTACAGGTAGTATTGCAAGCGCAAATTGCTAGCGAATATCAACAATTTTCCCTGAAAGAAATCGCTCAAGGCATTTCCCAAAAATTGATTCGCCGTCATCCGCATGTATTTAGTGATGATGTAGAGACGCGACATGTCGCGTCTATTGATGAAGTGCGGCAAAATTGGGAACAAATCAAAGCTGAAGAAAAAGGCGATTCTCCTGATAATAAAAAACTTAGTGCTAAACTCAGTCGCTATGCTAAAACTCTTCCCCCGATGATAGCAGCAATGAAGATTTCCCAAAAAGCGGCTGCGACTGGGTTTGAGTGGGAAAATATTGATGGTGTCTGGGCAAAGTTTCATGAGGAGTTAGGGGAATTTGAACAAGCTTTAGAAGAGGAAACACCAGCAGAACAACAAGCGGAATTAGGCGATTTACTATTTTCGATTATTCAGCTTGCGCGATGGAATAATCTTGACCCGTCAGAAGCTTTGCAAGGTACAAATCTGCGATTTATTCAACGGTTGCAAAAAATGGAGGCGTTTGCTGAACGCCCCCTTTCCAATTACACTTTGGATGAGTTAGAAACACTTTGGCAACAAGCTAAAGCTAAACTTGCACAAGAGCGTTAA
- a CDS encoding RNA-guided endonuclease InsQ/TnpB family protein yields the protein MFGCQQVLIKIDKSLEAILKFVCEESAKLSNCGTYYARQLYFKTGKIPSKYDLHKLFKNNSHFQAMYSHVAQQCLTTVAESFKSYIGLLKAVKKGTVNQRPKLPGYRKGGLVLATFPGADVKLKDGLLRFPLGSKVKIWFGLDAFYLPMPSNLNYADIREIRILPRNQCFYAEFVYKMNDVEQAPVKRKNVLGIDPGINNWLTCVSNVGTSFIIDGKHLKSMNQYYNKRVSTLKENRPQGFWSKQLAHVAEKRNRQVRDGVNKAARKVIRHCLENKIGVVVFGWNKNQRQNINLGTKTNQKFVQIPTARLKDRIAKLCEYYGIEFVETEESYTSKSSFIDNDLLPTFGAKPEGWQPSGKRVNRGLYKTAKDYKINADCNGSANIIRKVAMKLGLVLNVISRVQLSAPLKIRLWEIQESPNFLIKRA from the coding sequence GTGTTTGGTTGTCAGCAAGTATTAATAAAGATCGATAAAAGTCTTGAGGCTATTTTAAAATTTGTGTGTGAGGAATCCGCTAAACTCAGCAACTGCGGCACTTACTACGCAAGGCAACTTTATTTTAAAACTGGAAAAATACCCAGTAAATACGATTTGCACAAACTGTTTAAAAACAATTCACACTTTCAAGCAATGTACTCTCATGTTGCTCAACAGTGCCTAACAACAGTTGCAGAATCATTCAAGTCTTACATCGGGTTATTAAAAGCGGTTAAAAAAGGAACTGTAAACCAACGTCCTAAGCTTCCTGGATATCGCAAAGGCGGTTTAGTTTTGGCTACTTTCCCTGGTGCTGATGTCAAACTAAAGGATGGTTTGTTGCGTTTTCCTCTAGGTAGTAAAGTTAAAATTTGGTTTGGTTTAGATGCGTTTTACTTGCCAATGCCATCTAATTTAAATTATGCAGACATTAGAGAAATAAGAATTTTACCAAGAAACCAATGCTTTTATGCTGAGTTTGTCTACAAAATGAATGATGTTGAGCAAGCACCAGTAAAGCGCAAGAATGTCTTGGGCATCGACCCAGGCATCAATAATTGGTTAACTTGCGTGTCTAATGTTGGTACTAGTTTTATTATTGATGGCAAACATTTAAAATCAATGAACCAGTACTATAATAAGCGCGTTTCTACCCTAAAAGAGAATAGACCACAAGGCTTTTGGTCTAAGCAGCTCGCTCATGTTGCTGAAAAAAGAAACAGACAAGTCCGAGATGGAGTAAACAAAGCAGCCCGTAAAGTTATTCGGCATTGCCTTGAAAATAAAATTGGTGTTGTTGTTTTTGGGTGGAATAAAAATCAACGTCAAAACATTAATTTAGGAACTAAAACCAATCAAAAATTTGTTCAAATCCCTACAGCGCGACTCAAAGATAGAATTGCTAAATTGTGCGAATACTACGGGATTGAATTTGTAGAAACAGAAGAATCATATACTTCAAAATCATCATTTATTGATAACGACTTGCTACCTACTTTCGGCGCAAAACCTGAAGGGTGGCAACCATCGGGAAAACGGGTTAATCGCGGGTTGTACAAAACGGCAAAAGATTATAAAATCAATGCCGATTGCAATGGAAGTGCGAACATCATTCGTAAAGTAGCGATGAAATTAGGACTAGTTCTTAATGTAATCAGTAGGGTGCAATTGTCAGCGCCATTGAAAATCCGCTTATGGGAAATTCAAGAATCCCCGAACTTTTTAATTAAACGAGCGTAA
- a CDS encoding glutamate-5-semialdehyde dehydrogenase: MIIYQDASCDLISIAQKTRLAASKLAVLSSEVKTRAIEAIAIALESAKDEILQANITDCEAAAEKIAKPLYKRLQLDEHKLRDAIAGVRDVGKLVDPVGAVQIHREIDTNLILKRITCPLGVLGVIFEARPEAAIQIASLAIKSGNGVILKGGKEAIRSCEAIVKAIKQGLSQTAVNPDAVQLLTTREETLELLKLDKYVDLIIPRGSNSFVRFVQENTRIPVLGHADGICHLYVDKAADIAKAVTITIDSKTQYPAACNAIETLLVHSDIATTFLPKVADALEKVNVELRGDERSREILPNIEIATEEDWETEYSDLILSIKIVDSLQEAIAHINDYGSRHTEAIVTEDVEAAETFLALVNAAGVYHNCSTRFADGFRYGFGAEVGISTQQMPPRGPVGLEGLVTYKYQMIGDGHVVTTYTGKNAKSFIHKDLKS; the protein is encoded by the coding sequence ATGATTATTTACCAAGATGCTTCTTGCGATTTGATTTCCATTGCTCAAAAAACCCGACTTGCTGCGAGTAAATTGGCAGTTCTATCTAGTGAAGTGAAAACAAGGGCGATTGAAGCGATCGCTATCGCTTTAGAATCGGCGAAAGATGAAATTTTACAAGCGAATATTACAGATTGTGAAGCAGCGGCGGAAAAAATTGCCAAACCGCTTTACAAGCGCTTGCAGTTGGATGAACATAAGTTAAGAGATGCGATCGCTGGGGTACGAGATGTCGGTAAACTAGTTGATCCAGTCGGTGCAGTGCAGATTCACCGCGAAATTGATACTAACTTAATTCTCAAGCGAATTACTTGTCCTTTAGGCGTTTTGGGCGTGATTTTTGAAGCGCGTCCAGAAGCAGCAATTCAAATTGCTTCTTTGGCTATTAAGTCGGGCAATGGTGTTATTCTCAAAGGTGGAAAAGAAGCGATTCGTTCTTGCGAAGCGATAGTCAAAGCAATTAAACAAGGATTATCTCAAACTGCTGTTAACCCCGATGCGGTGCAATTGCTGACAACAAGAGAAGAAACTTTAGAACTTTTGAAATTAGATAAATATGTAGATTTAATTATTCCTAGAGGTTCTAATTCTTTTGTACGATTTGTGCAGGAAAATACTCGCATTCCTGTGTTAGGTCACGCTGATGGAATTTGTCATCTTTATGTAGATAAAGCCGCTGATATTGCCAAAGCTGTAACGATTACAATTGATTCTAAAACTCAATATCCGGCTGCTTGTAATGCGATTGAAACTTTGTTAGTTCACTCGGATATTGCGACAACATTTTTGCCAAAAGTTGCTGATGCTTTAGAAAAAGTTAATGTAGAATTAAGAGGAGATGAACGCAGCCGCGAAATTTTACCTAATATTGAAATTGCAACAGAAGAAGACTGGGAAACTGAATACAGCGATTTGATTTTGTCAATTAAAATTGTCGATTCTTTACAAGAAGCGATCGCACATATTAATGATTATGGTTCTCGTCATACGGAAGCGATCGTTACTGAAGATGTAGAAGCAGCGGAAACTTTCTTAGCGTTAGTAAATGCAGCTGGAGTTTACCACAACTGTTCTACTCGCTTTGCTGATGGTTTCCGCTACGGTTTCGGTGCAGAAGTAGGAATTAGTACTCAACAAATGCCCCCTCGCGGTCCCGTGGGTTTAGAAGGTTTGGTAACATACAAGTATCAAATGATTGGTGATGGTCATGTTGTAACTACTTACACTGGGAAGAATGCTAAGTCATTTATTCATAAAGATTTGAAATCATAA
- a CDS encoding zinc metalloprotease HtpX produces the protein MSLQSGLDAFKQGRYQEAIELLEEFSRNNFDETSPGYLNAQMWLLKAYQATGEIEKARDLCQRLISSDNSEVRTWAEKAYSTLHQPAKTPSRKIEKSERAATASVKLAMKGVGGSLALASGVTLTLLFGMVFVLGLALVFIVNSDAPVNGLAIALVITLIFNLAAFFLSPFLMDLTQSWLYHTRWVDLAEVENLSPETARVIRRVCQQKKLKIPRLGIIDDENPTAFTYGSLPNSARLVVSHGLFTYLDDDEIATVYAHELGHIVHWDFAVMTVASTLVQICYLIYVTARRLGRGGGDSKVKDAAQAAALAAYVFYIVGTYLVLYLSRTREYFADHFAAETTGNPNGLSRALVKIAYGILEEGSRAKEPSRLIEGTRALGIYDHKAAASTGTAYRIASDPQKIGRVFLWDMFNPWGWWMELNSTHPLTGKRVRALSTYAEQLGLATEFDMGRVIGEGKTLNKSKLYGSFFLDVILYGAETIGFVAGLIIGAILWSSSQNPGLMLGVPLIGLGVGVVIKAFIMFPSYSQAPETDVLTLMSDPYASPLRGRPAKLQGTLIGRGDSGYKFGSDLKIQDRSGMLYLHYASRFGPIGNFLFGMKRVESLIGESVGAVGWFRRGVAPWMDLSQLNSESGTLVNSYHRFWSFVLGGGSIILGVVITLFMTGR, from the coding sequence ATGTCACTGCAATCAGGATTAGATGCCTTTAAACAAGGACGTTATCAAGAAGCTATCGAATTATTAGAAGAATTCAGTCGAAATAATTTTGATGAAACTTCTCCAGGCTATTTAAACGCGCAGATGTGGCTGCTGAAAGCGTATCAAGCCACAGGAGAAATTGAAAAAGCTCGCGACCTGTGTCAGCGGTTAATCAGCAGCGATAATTCAGAAGTACGCACCTGGGCAGAAAAAGCTTACTCTACTTTACATCAGCCTGCAAAAACGCCATCTCGCAAAATTGAAAAAAGCGAACGCGCTGCAACTGCGAGTGTCAAATTAGCAATGAAGGGTGTCGGTGGTAGTTTAGCACTAGCATCTGGTGTCACCCTCACCTTGCTGTTTGGCATGGTGTTCGTTTTAGGTTTAGCCCTGGTATTTATTGTAAACAGCGATGCACCTGTAAATGGATTAGCGATCGCTTTAGTTATCACTCTTATTTTCAACCTCGCTGCCTTCTTTCTATCTCCCTTTTTGATGGACTTAACCCAAAGTTGGCTCTACCATACTCGTTGGGTAGATTTGGCAGAAGTTGAAAATCTCAGTCCAGAAACAGCCAGAGTAATTCGTCGCGTTTGTCAACAGAAAAAATTAAAAATTCCTCGTTTGGGAATCATTGACGACGAAAACCCCACGGCTTTTACTTACGGATCATTACCCAACAGTGCCCGCTTAGTCGTCAGTCACGGACTTTTTACTTACTTAGATGATGATGAAATTGCTACCGTCTACGCCCACGAATTAGGACACATCGTCCACTGGGATTTTGCGGTAATGACAGTAGCTTCCACCTTAGTGCAAATTTGCTATTTGATTTACGTGACAGCCAGAAGGCTAGGTCGTGGCGGCGGTGATAGCAAAGTCAAAGATGCGGCACAAGCTGCTGCCCTAGCTGCCTATGTGTTTTATATCGTCGGTACATACTTAGTACTGTACCTCTCCCGCACGCGAGAATACTTTGCTGACCACTTTGCCGCAGAAACAACCGGCAACCCCAACGGACTTTCTCGCGCTTTAGTGAAGATAGCCTACGGAATTTTAGAAGAAGGTTCGCGGGCAAAAGAACCCAGCCGCTTAATTGAAGGTACTCGCGCTTTAGGTATTTACGATCATAAAGCTGCTGCGTCTACAGGAACCGCCTATCGCATTGCTTCCGATCCGCAAAAAATCGGTCGCGTCTTTCTGTGGGATATGTTTAACCCTTGGGGCTGGTGGATGGAGTTAAATTCTACTCACCCCTTGACTGGAAAACGAGTCCGCGCTCTAAGCACCTATGCAGAACAGCTTGGTTTAGCAACTGAATTCGACATGGGACGAGTTATTGGCGAAGGCAAAACTCTGAATAAAAGTAAGCTTTATGGCAGCTTCTTCCTAGATGTTATCCTGTACGGTGCCGAAACCATTGGGTTTGTCGCCGGCTTAATTATCGGCGCTATCTTGTGGTCAAGTTCACAAAACCCAGGTTTGATGCTGGGTGTACCACTCATCGGCTTAGGTGTAGGAGTGGTAATCAAAGCCTTTATTATGTTCCCCAGCTACAGCCAAGCGCCAGAAACCGACGTTCTCACTTTGATGTCAGACCCTTATGCTAGTCCGTTACGTGGAAGACCTGCGAAACTGCAAGGTACACTAATTGGTCGTGGTGACTCCGGTTATAAATTTGGTTCTGACTTGAAAATTCAAGACCGCAGCGGAATGCTTTATTTGCATTATGCTTCGCGTTTTGGTCCGATTGGTAATTTTCTGTTTGGAATGAAACGAGTTGAAAGTTTGATTGGTGAATCAGTTGGGGCTGTAGGTTGGTTCCGCCGAGGTGTCGCACCGTGGATGGATTTGAGTCAACTCAATAGTGAAAGCGGCACTCTTGTCAACAGTTACCATCGTTTTTGGTCATTCGTCCTCGGTGGCGGATCGATTATCCTAGGAGTGGTCATTACATTGTTTATGACCGGCAGATAG
- the tnpA gene encoding IS200/IS605 family transposase — protein sequence MLKLSEYKSGNHHKYLLNLHFVWCPKRRKKVLVGDIARRAKEIFHTLANEKGWDILALEIAPDHIHLFIGVTPTDAPHLVIKAFKGRSSFYLRKEFPSLLKLPSLWSRSYFVSSAGNVSSEVIKKYIEDPHHG from the coding sequence ATGCTGAAATTATCTGAGTATAAAAGTGGCAATCATCATAAATACTTACTGAATTTGCATTTTGTCTGGTGTCCTAAGCGACGCAAAAAAGTACTAGTGGGAGATATTGCCAGACGTGCTAAGGAGATATTTCATACACTCGCAAATGAAAAAGGTTGGGATATCCTAGCCTTAGAGATAGCGCCAGACCACATCCATTTATTTATTGGCGTTACTCCTACTGACGCTCCACATCTAGTAATTAAGGCTTTTAAAGGCAGGTCTAGCTTTTATTTAAGAAAAGAATTTCCTTCCTTGCTTAAATTGCCTAGCTTATGGTCTAGAAGTTATTTTGTTAGTAGTGCAGGAAATGTTAGTAGCGAAGTAATCAAAAAATATATTGAAGACCCTCATCACGGTTAA
- a CDS encoding peptidoglycan-binding domain-containing protein translates to MQSTNDVSAQLNKPVLKEGSTGDAVKELQELLKKYNTYTGAIDGAFGPITKKGVIAFQHRVFLKEDGIVADNTWRALFKGAPVDMPILKKGSKGDLVETVQNILKSSKDYNGAIDGEFGSKLERSVKELQKRTELPHDGIVEDRTWFELSKIPH, encoded by the coding sequence ATGCAATCTACCAATGATGTCTCTGCTCAACTTAACAAACCTGTACTGAAAGAAGGTTCCACAGGTGATGCAGTCAAAGAACTGCAAGAACTTCTCAAAAAATACAATACTTACACGGGTGCGATTGATGGTGCATTTGGTCCAATCACCAAAAAAGGTGTCATCGCCTTTCAACATCGCGTCTTTCTCAAGGAAGATGGTATTGTTGCCGATAATACTTGGCGGGCATTGTTTAAAGGTGCGCCAGTCGATATGCCAATTTTGAAAAAAGGCAGCAAAGGCGACTTAGTGGAAACCGTTCAGAATATTCTCAAGTCTAGCAAAGATTATAACGGTGCTATTGACGGTGAATTTGGTTCTAAGCTAGAACGTTCGGTCAAAGAACTGCAAAAACGCACTGAGTTGCCTCATGATGGCATTGTCGAAGACCGCACTTGGTTCGAGTTAAGCAAAATTCCCCACTAA